The following proteins come from a genomic window of Kitasatospora sp. NBC_01246:
- a CDS encoding ATP-dependent DNA ligase, translated as MDLPVMPPVAPMLAKSVARIPPGMQYEAKWDGFRTVVFRDGDEVELGSRTGKTLTRYFPELVEALKRELPPRCVLDGEVVIARDGRLRFEELLERIHPAASRVRLLAERTPASFVAFDLLALGDVSLLDEPLSVRRPALEAALGRAADPVFTAPASTDRELAQSWFAEFEGAGLDGVVAKPLDQPYRPGERTMFKIKHERTADCVVAGYREHKSGPVVGSLLLGINDAEGRLQHVGVCAAFSMARRRELVEELAPLRMTDVSAHPWGGWADEAAHADARLPGAVSRWTGGKDLSWVALRPERVVEVAYDHMEGTRFRHTAQFRRWRPDRTPESCTYAQLEEPVSYDLARVLGS; from the coding sequence ATGGACCTGCCCGTGATGCCGCCGGTGGCGCCGATGCTCGCCAAGTCGGTCGCCAGGATCCCGCCGGGAATGCAGTACGAGGCCAAGTGGGACGGCTTCCGCACCGTCGTCTTCCGCGACGGCGACGAGGTCGAGCTCGGCAGCCGCACCGGAAAGACGCTCACCAGGTACTTCCCCGAACTGGTGGAGGCCCTGAAGCGGGAGCTGCCGCCGCGCTGCGTGCTGGACGGCGAGGTGGTGATCGCCCGGGACGGCCGACTGCGGTTCGAGGAGCTGCTGGAGCGGATCCATCCGGCGGCCAGCCGGGTGCGGCTGCTGGCCGAGCGCACCCCCGCCTCCTTCGTCGCCTTCGACCTGCTCGCGCTCGGCGACGTCTCGCTGCTCGACGAGCCGCTCTCGGTGCGCCGCCCGGCCCTGGAGGCGGCGCTCGGCCGGGCCGCCGACCCGGTCTTCACCGCTCCCGCCTCCACCGACCGCGAGCTGGCGCAGAGCTGGTTCGCCGAGTTCGAGGGGGCCGGACTGGACGGCGTGGTGGCCAAGCCGCTGGACCAGCCCTACCGGCCGGGGGAGCGGACCATGTTCAAGATCAAGCACGAGCGCACCGCCGACTGCGTGGTGGCCGGCTACCGCGAGCACAAGAGCGGACCGGTGGTCGGCTCGCTGCTGCTCGGCATCAACGACGCCGAGGGCCGCCTGCAGCACGTCGGCGTCTGCGCCGCCTTCTCGATGGCGCGCCGACGTGAACTCGTGGAGGAACTGGCGCCGTTGCGGATGACGGACGTCTCCGCCCACCCGTGGGGCGGCTGGGCGGACGAGGCCGCCCACGCCGATGCCCGGCTGCCCGGCGCGGTCAGCCGCTGGACCGGCGGCAAGGACCTCTCCTGGGTGGCGCTGCGCCCCGAGCGGGTGGTCGAGGTGGCCTACGACCACATGGAGGGCACCCGGTTCCGGCACACCGCCCAGTTCCGCCGCTGGCGCCCGGACCGCACCCCGGAGAGCTGCACCTACGCGCAGCTGGAGGAGCCGGTCTCCTACGACCTGGCCCGGGTCCTGGGGAGCTGA
- a CDS encoding 8-amino-7-oxononanoate synthase → MAHRTASEPPVRTPADAVPAPAAVFDWLDETAELRARAGLTRTLRSRPAEDPVLDLAGNDYLGLTRHPAVTRAAADAALRWGGGATGSRLVTGTTALHTELEGELAEFCGVEAALVFSSGYTANLAALTALTDPDTLIVSDAYNHASLIDGCRLARGDVHRAPHSDPDAVRAALAERTHRRALVVTDSVFSVDGNAAPLPGLSAAARAHGAALLVDDAHGLGVLGPGGAGALAAAGLAGEPDTVATVTLSKSLGSQGGAVLGPRRVIRHLTETARTFIFDTGLAPAAAGAALGALRLLRAEPHRAERAREVARTLAARLTAAGLRASTPDAAVVSVRAPGPEAAVAWAADCRRAGLAVGCFRPPSVPDGVSRLRLTARGDLTDGQIADAVRIIASLAPAGAHSA, encoded by the coding sequence ATGGCCCACCGCACCGCGTCCGAACCGCCCGTCCGCACTCCGGCGGACGCCGTTCCCGCCCCCGCCGCCGTCTTCGACTGGCTCGACGAGACGGCCGAGCTGCGGGCCCGGGCGGGCCTCACCCGGACGCTGCGCAGCCGCCCGGCCGAGGACCCGGTGCTCGACCTCGCGGGCAACGACTACCTCGGGCTGACCCGGCACCCCGCCGTCACCCGGGCCGCCGCCGACGCGGCGCTGCGCTGGGGCGGCGGCGCCACCGGCTCCCGGCTGGTCACCGGAACCACCGCCCTGCACACCGAACTGGAGGGCGAGCTGGCCGAGTTCTGCGGGGTGGAGGCGGCCCTGGTGTTCTCCTCCGGCTACACCGCGAACCTGGCCGCGCTGACCGCGCTCACCGACCCGGACACCCTGATCGTCTCCGACGCCTACAACCACGCCTCGCTGATCGACGGCTGCCGGCTCGCCCGCGGCGACGTCCACCGCGCCCCGCACAGCGACCCGGACGCCGTCCGTGCCGCGCTCGCCGAACGCACCCACCGGCGGGCGCTGGTGGTCACCGACTCGGTCTTCTCCGTCGACGGCAACGCCGCCCCGCTGCCCGGACTCTCCGCCGCCGCCCGCGCCCACGGCGCCGCCCTGCTGGTGGACGACGCGCACGGCCTGGGCGTGCTCGGCCCCGGCGGCGCCGGTGCGCTGGCCGCCGCGGGCCTGGCCGGCGAGCCCGACACCGTCGCCACCGTCACGCTGTCCAAGTCGCTCGGCTCGCAGGGCGGCGCGGTGCTCGGCCCGCGCCGGGTGATCCGCCACCTCACCGAGACGGCGCGCACCTTCATCTTCGACACCGGCCTGGCCCCGGCCGCCGCCGGCGCCGCCCTCGGCGCGCTGCGCCTGCTGCGGGCCGAGCCGCACCGCGCCGAGCGGGCCCGCGAGGTCGCCCGCACCCTCGCCGCCCGGCTCACCGCCGCCGGCCTGCGGGCCTCCACCCCGGACGCGGCGGTCGTCTCGGTCCGCGCCCCCGGCCCGGAGGCCGCAGTGGCCTGGGCCGCCGACTGCCGCCGGGCCGGTCTCGCGGTCGGCTGCTTCCGTCCGCCGTCCGTCCCGGACGGCGTCTCCCGGCTGCGCCTCACCGCCCGGGGGGACCTCACGGACGGCCAGATCGCCGACGCGGTCCGGATCATCGCCTCCCTCGCCCCGGCCGGCGCGCACTCCGCCTGA
- a CDS encoding aminoglycoside phosphotransferase family protein has protein sequence MVPGDLVTVPAEVRDRLTVRFGPAAEAWCAALPAVVEELARRWGLELRAAGGGGTSRVFRCERGDGAAVWLKLTPDPEVAAQEAVALRAWSGLPSVVRLLATDTAANALLLADVEPGAPLRQRAWRPAEVAPLLGALRSVPVDGLALRPLGDRVEFLFDLTERRAPGAVPPGARAFARELAAGGPLALVHGDLHPANVLDGPAGPVAIDPRPSLGDPDFDLVDWVLDGVTDRPALDRAIADLSARVPGADPARVLAWCRALAVTVAAPRAAAGRHDAETAFLLELAGF, from the coding sequence GTGGTTCCGGGTGACCTGGTGACGGTGCCGGCCGAGGTCCGGGACCGGCTGACGGTCCGCTTCGGCCCGGCGGCCGAGGCGTGGTGCGCGGCCCTCCCGGCGGTGGTCGAGGAGCTGGCCCGGCGCTGGGGCCTGGAGCTGCGCGCGGCCGGCGGCGGCGGGACGTCCCGGGTGTTCCGCTGCGAGCGCGGTGACGGCGCCGCGGTCTGGCTGAAGCTGACGCCCGATCCCGAGGTGGCCGCGCAGGAGGCGGTGGCCCTGCGGGCCTGGTCGGGGCTGCCGTCCGTGGTGCGGCTCCTGGCGACGGACACGGCGGCGAACGCCCTGCTGCTGGCGGACGTGGAGCCCGGGGCGCCGCTGCGGCAGCGGGCCTGGCGGCCGGCGGAGGTGGCGCCGCTGCTCGGCGCCCTGCGCTCGGTGCCGGTGGACGGGCTGGCCCTGCGGCCGCTGGGCGACCGGGTGGAGTTCCTCTTCGACCTCACCGAACGGCGCGCGCCCGGCGCGGTGCCGCCCGGGGCGCGTGCCTTCGCCCGGGAGCTGGCAGCCGGCGGGCCGCTCGCGCTCGTCCACGGGGACCTGCACCCGGCCAACGTCCTGGACGGCCCGGCCGGACCGGTCGCGATCGACCCGCGCCCGTCCCTCGGGGACCCGGACTTCGACCTGGTGGACTGGGTGCTCGACGGCGTCACCGACCGGCCCGCCCTCGACCGGGCGATCGCCGACCTGAGCGCCCGCGTCCCCGGGGCCGATCCGGCCCGCGTCCTGGCCTGGTGCCGCGCCCTCGCGGTGACCGTCGCCGCCCCCCGCGCGGCAGCGGGCCGGCACGACGCGGAGACGGCGTTCCTGCTGGAGCTGGCGGGGTTCTGA
- a CDS encoding GNAT family N-acetyltransferase has product MADAAGGLFPPPDGSVTVVPQPSAREAGVLAFSAHAVVFTDEDPAWVRTALAAVPSDPLAAPLCPPFLTALAERTGRVAGTIDLLTVAGRLPGAPPLALAEVRDRAHPRVVRALRYREDVRVFTVDGGVLVLGRGVAGRWECAIEVDPQARGRGLGRALAASARHLLPEGEWIWSQQAPGNATSVRAFQAAGYRPVGAEALLVVGRP; this is encoded by the coding sequence ATGGCCGACGCGGCGGGCGGACTGTTCCCGCCGCCGGACGGCTCGGTGACGGTGGTGCCGCAGCCGTCGGCGCGCGAGGCCGGGGTGCTGGCGTTCTCCGCGCACGCCGTGGTGTTCACCGACGAGGACCCGGCCTGGGTGCGGACCGCGCTGGCCGCCGTGCCGAGCGACCCGCTGGCCGCACCGCTCTGCCCGCCCTTCCTGACCGCGCTCGCCGAGCGGACCGGCCGGGTGGCCGGCACCATCGACCTGCTGACCGTGGCCGGCCGGCTGCCCGGTGCTCCCCCGCTGGCGCTGGCCGAGGTCCGGGACCGGGCGCACCCCCGGGTGGTGCGCGCGCTGCGCTACCGCGAGGACGTCCGGGTCTTCACGGTCGACGGCGGGGTCCTGGTGCTCGGGCGCGGGGTGGCCGGACGGTGGGAGTGCGCGATCGAGGTGGACCCACAGGCGCGCGGCCGGGGCCTGGGGCGCGCGCTGGCGGCGAGCGCCCGGCATCTGCTCCCGGAGGGCGAGTGGATCTGGTCGCAGCAGGCGCCGGGCAACGCCACCAGCGTGCGGGCGTTCCAGGCGGCCGGCTACCGCCCGGTGGGCGCGGAGGCGCTGCTGGTGGTGGGGCGGCCGTGA
- a CDS encoding DEAD/DEAH box helicase: MPKPATPDALYETFAAWAEERGITLYPAQEEALIELVSGNNVILATPTGSGKSLVAAGAHFAALAEGKRTFYTAPIKALVSEKFFDLCKMFGTEQVGMMTGDASVNPTAPIICCTAEVLAQIALRDGARADVGQVVMDEFHFYAEPDRGWAWQIPILELPQVQFLLMSATLGDVRRFEEDLTRRTGRPTTVVRSATRPVPLFYEYRRTTMHDTLEELLKTGQAPVYVVHFTQKEAVERAQSLMSINMCSKAEKDAIAALIGNFRFTTKFGRNLSRFVRHGIGVHHAGMLPKYRRLVERLAQAGLLKVICGTDTLGVGVNVPIRTVLFTALSKYDGVRVRVLRAREFHQIAGRAGRAGFDTVGQVVAQAPEHVIENDKAVAKAGDDPKKKRKIVRKKAPEGFVGWSEETFERLIGADPEQLVSRFKVSHAMLLSVIGRPGNAFEAMRKLLTDNHEERGAQRRHIRTTIAIYRSLLEGGVVERLPEPDAEGRIVRLTLDLQENFALNQPLSTFALAAFELLDPASPSYAMDVVSVVEATLDDPRQILASQQNKARGEAIGEMKRDGIEYEERMERLQEITYPKPLEELLTHAYEVYRRAHPWIGDHELRPKSVVRDLYERAMTFSDYVGHYDLARTEGIVLRYLAGAFKALEQTVPDDLKTDDLKDVIAWLGELVRQVDSSLLDEWEQLANPTDPQAPEVALDDKPAPVTANARAFRVLVRNELFRRVELAALENYHALGELDGEYGWNADRWAEAMDGYWDEHDDLGTGPNARGPKMLLIEEEDSSWKVRQIFDDPAGDHDWGISAEVDLYGSDEEGRAVLRVTSVDRLDG, from the coding sequence ATGCCGAAGCCCGCTACCCCCGACGCGCTGTACGAGACGTTCGCCGCCTGGGCGGAGGAGCGCGGGATCACGCTGTACCCGGCGCAGGAGGAGGCCCTGATCGAGCTGGTGTCGGGGAACAACGTCATCCTCGCGACGCCGACCGGGTCGGGGAAGAGCCTGGTGGCGGCCGGTGCGCACTTCGCCGCGCTGGCGGAGGGCAAGCGGACCTTCTACACCGCGCCGATCAAGGCACTGGTCTCGGAGAAGTTCTTCGACCTCTGCAAGATGTTCGGCACCGAGCAGGTCGGCATGATGACCGGCGACGCGAGCGTCAACCCGACCGCGCCGATCATCTGCTGCACCGCCGAGGTGCTGGCGCAGATCGCGCTGCGGGACGGCGCCCGGGCCGACGTCGGCCAGGTCGTCATGGACGAGTTCCACTTCTACGCGGAGCCGGACCGCGGCTGGGCCTGGCAGATCCCGATCCTGGAACTCCCGCAGGTGCAGTTCCTGCTGATGTCCGCGACGCTCGGCGACGTCCGTCGCTTCGAGGAGGACCTGACCCGCCGCACCGGCCGGCCGACCACCGTGGTCCGCTCGGCGACCCGGCCCGTCCCGCTGTTCTACGAGTACCGCCGCACCACCATGCACGACACCCTGGAGGAGCTGCTGAAGACCGGTCAGGCCCCGGTCTACGTCGTGCACTTCACCCAGAAGGAAGCCGTCGAGCGGGCGCAGTCGCTGATGAGCATCAACATGTGCTCGAAGGCGGAGAAGGACGCCATCGCTGCCCTCATCGGCAACTTCCGCTTCACCACCAAGTTCGGCCGCAACCTGTCCCGCTTCGTGCGGCACGGGATCGGCGTGCACCACGCGGGCATGCTGCCCAAGTACCGCCGGCTGGTCGAACGGCTCGCCCAGGCGGGGCTGTTGAAGGTGATCTGCGGTACCGACACGCTCGGCGTGGGTGTCAACGTGCCGATCCGCACGGTGCTGTTCACCGCGCTGTCCAAGTACGACGGCGTGCGCGTGCGGGTGCTGCGGGCCCGGGAGTTCCACCAGATCGCCGGACGGGCCGGGCGGGCCGGGTTCGACACCGTCGGGCAGGTCGTCGCGCAGGCGCCCGAGCACGTGATCGAGAACGACAAGGCCGTCGCCAAGGCGGGCGACGACCCGAAGAAGAAGCGCAAGATCGTCCGCAAGAAGGCGCCGGAGGGCTTCGTCGGGTGGTCCGAGGAGACCTTCGAGCGGCTGATCGGGGCCGACCCGGAGCAGCTGGTCTCCCGGTTCAAGGTGAGCCACGCGATGCTGCTGTCGGTGATCGGCCGGCCCGGCAACGCCTTCGAGGCGATGCGCAAGCTCCTCACCGACAACCACGAGGAGCGCGGCGCGCAGCGCCGGCACATCCGCACCACGATCGCCATCTACCGCTCGCTGCTGGAGGGCGGCGTGGTCGAGCGGCTCCCGGAGCCGGACGCGGAGGGCCGGATCGTCCGGCTGACCCTCGACCTCCAGGAGAACTTCGCCCTCAACCAGCCGCTCTCCACCTTCGCGCTGGCCGCCTTCGAGCTGCTCGACCCGGCCTCGCCCTCGTACGCGATGGACGTCGTCTCGGTGGTCGAGGCCACCCTCGACGACCCGCGCCAGATCCTCGCCTCGCAGCAGAACAAGGCCCGCGGCGAGGCCATCGGCGAGATGAAGCGCGACGGCATCGAGTACGAGGAGCGGATGGAGCGGCTCCAGGAGATCACCTACCCGAAGCCGCTGGAGGAGCTGCTCACCCACGCCTACGAGGTGTACCGGCGGGCGCACCCGTGGATCGGCGACCACGAGCTGCGGCCGAAGTCCGTGGTCCGCGACCTGTACGAGCGGGCGATGACCTTCTCGGACTACGTCGGCCACTACGACCTGGCGCGCACCGAGGGCATCGTGCTGCGCTACCTGGCCGGCGCCTTCAAGGCGCTGGAGCAGACCGTGCCCGACGACCTCAAGACCGACGACCTCAAGGACGTCATCGCCTGGCTCGGCGAGCTGGTCCGCCAGGTCGACTCCAGCCTGCTGGACGAGTGGGAGCAGCTGGCCAACCCGACCGATCCGCAGGCCCCCGAGGTCGCGCTGGACGACAAGCCGGCGCCGGTGACGGCCAACGCGCGGGCGTTCCGGGTGCTGGTGCGCAACGAGCTGTTCCGCCGGGTCGAGCTGGCCGCGCTGGAGAACTACCACGCCCTCGGCGAGCTGGACGGCGAGTACGGCTGGAACGCGGACCGCTGGGCGGAGGCGATGGACGGGTACTGGGACGAGCACGACGACCTCGGGACCGGGCCGAACGCGCGTGGCCCGAAGATGCTGCTGATCGAGGAGGAGGACTCCTCCTGGAAGGTCCGGCAGATCTTCGACGACCCGGCCGGTGACCACGACTGGGGCATCAGCGCCGAGGTCGACCTGTACGGCTCCGACGAGGAGGGCCGGGCGGTCCTGCGGGTGACCTCGGTGGACCGGCTCGACGGCTGA
- the ligD gene encoding non-homologous end-joining DNA ligase, whose product MGAAVELDVAGRSVRLSNPDKVYYPERGFTKLDVAQYYLAVADGVLRGLRDRPTTLQRFPDGVTGEFFYQKRAPKGLPEWLPTARISFPSGRSADEICPTEPAAVLWAANLGCLTFHPWPVRRTDTDHIDELRIDLDPQPGTDFHDAALAAHELRAVLEEHGLRGWPKTSGGRGVHVYVPLEPRWTFTDGRHAVIALGRVLEQRMPGRVTTAWWKEERGERIFVDYNQMARDRTIASAYSLRARPRATASTPLRWEELDDAAPEDFDLRTVPPRFAELGDLQAEMDDKAYRLDGLLELYERQLRDEGLGELPYPPDHPKAPGEPSRVQPSRARKT is encoded by the coding sequence ATGGGCGCAGCCGTGGAACTGGATGTCGCCGGGCGCAGCGTACGGCTGTCGAATCCGGACAAGGTGTACTACCCCGAGCGCGGCTTCACCAAGCTGGACGTCGCGCAGTACTATCTGGCCGTCGCGGACGGGGTGCTGCGCGGGCTGCGGGACCGGCCGACCACGCTGCAGCGGTTCCCGGACGGCGTCACGGGCGAGTTCTTCTACCAGAAGCGGGCGCCGAAGGGCCTGCCGGAGTGGCTGCCGACGGCCCGGATCAGCTTCCCGAGCGGGCGGTCCGCCGACGAGATCTGCCCCACCGAGCCGGCCGCCGTGCTCTGGGCCGCCAACCTGGGCTGTCTGACCTTCCACCCGTGGCCGGTGCGGCGGACCGACACCGACCACATCGACGAGCTGCGGATCGACCTCGACCCGCAGCCGGGCACCGACTTCCACGACGCCGCCCTGGCCGCCCACGAACTCCGCGCCGTGCTGGAGGAGCACGGACTGCGCGGCTGGCCCAAGACCTCCGGCGGACGCGGGGTGCACGTGTACGTGCCGCTGGAGCCGCGGTGGACGTTCACCGACGGCCGGCACGCGGTGATCGCGCTCGGCCGGGTGCTGGAGCAACGGATGCCGGGCCGGGTGACCACCGCGTGGTGGAAGGAGGAGCGCGGCGAGCGGATCTTCGTGGACTACAACCAGATGGCCCGGGACCGGACCATCGCCTCCGCCTACTCGCTGCGCGCCCGCCCCCGGGCGACCGCCTCGACGCCGCTGCGCTGGGAGGAGCTGGACGACGCCGCACCGGAGGACTTCGACCTGCGGACGGTGCCACCGCGGTTCGCCGAACTCGGCGACCTCCAGGCGGAGATGGACGACAAGGCGTACCGGCTGGACGGGCTGCTGGAGCTGTACGAGCGCCAGCTGCGGGACGAGGGGCTGGGCGAACTGCCGTACCCGCCCGACCATCCGAAGGCCCCCGGCGAGCCGAGCCGGGTGCAGCCGAGCCGGGCCCGGAAGACCTGA
- the tdh gene encoding L-threonine 3-dehydrogenase — translation MKALVKQKAEPGLWLMDVPKPAIGPGEVLIKVLRTGICGTDLHIRKWDGWAQQTIRTPLVLGHEFVGEVAEIGAAVADISVGDLVSGEGHLVCGKCRNCLAGRRHLCRNTVGLGVGRDGAFAEFVALPASNVWVHRVPVDLDVAAIFDPFGNAVHTALSFPLVGEDVLITGAGPIGIMAAAVAKHAGARNVMITDVSPYRLDLAREVGVTLALNVAEHTIEEGQQKLGLREGFDVGLEMSGRPEAMQSMIANMTHGGKIAMLGLPAEQFPVDWASVVTSMITIKGIYGREMFETWYAMSVLLEGGLDLSPVITGRYAAADFEAAFDEAASGRCGKIILDWTV, via the coding sequence GTGAAGGCACTCGTCAAGCAGAAGGCAGAGCCCGGACTCTGGCTGATGGACGTCCCGAAGCCTGCCATCGGCCCCGGTGAGGTGCTGATCAAGGTGCTGCGCACCGGGATCTGCGGCACCGACCTGCACATCCGCAAGTGGGACGGCTGGGCCCAGCAGACCATCCGGACGCCGCTCGTCCTCGGCCACGAGTTCGTCGGCGAGGTGGCCGAGATCGGCGCGGCCGTCGCGGACATCTCGGTCGGCGACCTGGTCAGCGGCGAGGGCCACCTGGTCTGCGGCAAGTGCCGCAACTGCCTGGCCGGCCGACGCCACCTCTGCCGCAACACCGTCGGCCTCGGGGTCGGCCGGGACGGTGCCTTCGCCGAGTTCGTCGCGCTGCCCGCCTCCAACGTCTGGGTGCACCGGGTCCCGGTGGACCTCGACGTCGCGGCGATCTTCGACCCCTTCGGCAACGCCGTGCACACCGCGCTCTCCTTCCCGCTGGTCGGCGAGGACGTGCTGATCACCGGTGCCGGTCCGATCGGCATCATGGCCGCCGCCGTCGCCAAGCACGCCGGCGCGCGCAACGTGATGATCACCGACGTCTCGCCGTACCGCCTCGACCTGGCCCGCGAGGTCGGTGTCACGCTGGCCCTGAACGTGGCCGAGCACACCATCGAGGAGGGCCAGCAGAAGCTCGGCCTGCGCGAGGGCTTCGACGTCGGCCTGGAGATGTCCGGCCGCCCCGAGGCGATGCAGTCGATGATCGCCAACATGACCCACGGCGGGAAGATCGCCATGCTCGGCCTGCCCGCCGAGCAGTTCCCGGTCGACTGGGCCTCCGTCGTCACCTCGATGATCACCATCAAGGGCATCTACGGCCGCGAGATGTTCGAGACCTGGTACGCGATGTCCGTCCTGCTGGAGGGCGGGCTCGACCTCAGCCCCGTGATCACCGGCCGCTACGCCGCCGCCGACTTCGAGGCCGCGTTCGACGAGGCCGCGAGCGGCCGCTGCGGCAAGATCATCCTCGACTGGACCGTCTGA
- a CDS encoding serine hydrolase domain-containing protein, with product MTKTRRPLAPLPRRSVRAATAVLALTGLLAAAGCSGRTASDPPPAGAVTAVPAALSPSASPSGPSSGPSSSPSSASSSASGSASGSPSASGSSPTSGGTVAALTPDVTARLDSAVQKVLSEASVPGVMVALTTPDGSYLKAFGVSDKVAGTPMVTGLNMRIGSETKTFTVTGLLRLVDQGKAGLDDPVGKYIAGVPGGDTITLRQLADMRSGLFNYSADPDFQQAVVNDPNRVFTPQQLLSYAFDHPADFAPGSAFEYSNTNTVLIGLVVEKLSGQPLDVFLKQQVFDPAGLGRTVFPTDAAFPQPHARGYTDQTPDGSIADATDWNPSWAWAAGAVISDLADMQKWAKVLATGTLLKPATQAERLVTPPTPLPDVGYGLGLFVNHGWVGHNGSLPGYQSAVVYLPSAQATLAVLLNTDISSQGEEPSTLFAKAITEIVSPGNVYSFPPATASSSPSASVT from the coding sequence ATGACGAAGACACGACGGCCGCTCGCCCCGCTCCCCCGCCGCTCCGTGCGGGCGGCCACCGCGGTACTGGCCCTGACCGGTCTGCTGGCCGCCGCGGGTTGCTCCGGCCGGACGGCGTCCGACCCCCCGCCCGCCGGCGCGGTCACGGCCGTCCCCGCCGCGCTCAGCCCCTCGGCGAGCCCGTCCGGCCCGTCGTCGGGTCCGTCCTCCAGCCCGTCCTCCGCCTCCTCCTCCGCCTCGGGCTCCGCTTCGGGCTCGCCGAGCGCGTCCGGCTCCTCGCCGACGTCCGGCGGCACCGTGGCCGCGCTCACCCCGGACGTCACCGCCCGGCTGGACTCGGCGGTGCAGAAGGTGCTGAGCGAGGCCTCCGTCCCCGGGGTGATGGTCGCTCTGACCACGCCCGACGGCAGCTACCTCAAGGCCTTCGGCGTCTCCGACAAGGTCGCCGGTACGCCGATGGTCACCGGGCTGAACATGCGGATCGGCAGCGAGACCAAGACCTTCACCGTCACCGGGCTGCTCCGGCTGGTCGACCAGGGCAAGGCCGGTCTGGACGACCCGGTCGGCAAGTACATCGCGGGCGTGCCCGGCGGGGACACGATCACCCTGCGCCAGCTCGCCGACATGCGCAGCGGCCTCTTCAACTACAGCGCGGACCCGGACTTCCAGCAGGCCGTGGTCAACGACCCGAACCGCGTCTTCACCCCGCAGCAGCTGCTCTCCTACGCCTTCGACCACCCCGCGGACTTCGCCCCGGGCAGCGCCTTCGAGTACAGCAACACCAACACCGTGCTGATCGGCCTGGTGGTGGAGAAGCTGAGCGGGCAGCCGCTCGACGTCTTCCTGAAGCAGCAGGTGTTCGACCCGGCCGGGCTGGGCCGGACGGTCTTCCCGACCGACGCGGCGTTCCCCCAGCCGCACGCCCGCGGGTACACCGACCAGACGCCGGACGGCTCGATCGCGGACGCCACCGACTGGAACCCGTCCTGGGCCTGGGCGGCGGGCGCGGTCATCTCCGACCTGGCCGACATGCAGAAGTGGGCGAAGGTGCTGGCCACCGGCACGCTGCTCAAGCCGGCCACCCAGGCGGAGCGGCTGGTGACGCCGCCCACCCCGTTGCCGGACGTCGGCTACGGGCTCGGGCTGTTCGTCAACCACGGCTGGGTCGGGCACAACGGCTCGCTGCCCGGCTACCAGAGCGCCGTCGTCTACCTGCCGTCGGCGCAGGCCACCCTGGCGGTGCTGCTGAACACGGACATCTCGTCCCAGGGCGAGGAGCCGTCGACGCTCTTCGCCAAGGCGATCACCGAGATCGTCTCGCCGGGGAACGTCTACTCGTTCCCGCCCGCGACGGCGAGCTCGTCGCCGTCCGCCTCGGTGACCTGA